Proteins encoded by one window of Acidipropionibacterium virtanenii:
- a CDS encoding proline--tRNA ligase, with the protein MSELFVRTLREDPAAAEVPSHRWLVRAGYIRRAAPGIYTWLPLGLKVLRKVEGIVRSEMDAMGAQEVLFPALLPADPYKESNRWVEYGDNLFRLQDRKGVDMLLGPTHEEMFTLLVKDLYSSYKDLPLAIYQIQTKYRDEARPRAGILRGREFVMKDSYSFDVDDEGLDASYNKHRDAYIRIFDRLGFDYAIVKAMSGPMGGSRSEEFLAVAENGEDTFVRSPGGYAANVEAVRIAAPEPLDFSGAPAPEIVHTPGVPTIETLVAMANEIKPRADRPWRGCDTLKNVVFMVTGPDGTREPLAIGLPGDREVDEKRLEAALDPAVAEPFTDDDFAAHPELAKGYIGPRALGEKNASGVRYLVDPRVVTGTAWITGADEKDHHVFNLVAGRDFTPDGVIDVAEIREGDPAPDGSGPLTLARGIEMGHIFQLGRKYAEALGLKVLDRNGKLVTVTMGSYGIGVSRAVAAVAEYTCDDKGLSWPRELAPFDVHVLATGKGADVLDEAERIAGDLQDAGLEVLLDDRKASPGVKFADSEVLGMPTSVVVGRSLKDGVVEIRDRRSGTRREVPVADAVAEILAEVRG; encoded by the coding sequence ATGTCAGAGCTGTTCGTGCGCACCCTGCGGGAGGATCCCGCGGCCGCCGAGGTGCCCAGTCACCGCTGGCTGGTCCGAGCCGGCTACATCCGCAGGGCTGCGCCCGGCATCTACACCTGGCTTCCGCTGGGGCTGAAGGTGCTGCGCAAGGTGGAGGGCATCGTCCGCTCCGAGATGGACGCCATGGGCGCTCAGGAGGTGCTCTTCCCGGCCCTGCTGCCCGCCGACCCCTACAAGGAGTCCAACCGCTGGGTCGAGTACGGCGACAATCTGTTCCGGCTGCAGGACCGCAAGGGCGTCGACATGCTGCTCGGGCCCACTCACGAGGAGATGTTCACCCTCCTGGTCAAGGACCTGTACTCGTCCTACAAGGACCTGCCGCTGGCCATCTACCAGATCCAGACCAAGTACCGGGACGAGGCCCGGCCGCGCGCCGGCATCCTGCGCGGCCGCGAATTCGTGATGAAGGACTCCTACTCCTTCGACGTCGACGACGAGGGCCTGGACGCCTCCTACAACAAGCACCGTGACGCCTACATCAGGATCTTCGACCGGCTCGGCTTCGACTACGCCATCGTCAAGGCGATGTCCGGCCCGATGGGCGGCTCGCGCTCCGAGGAGTTCCTGGCCGTCGCCGAGAACGGCGAGGACACCTTTGTGCGCTCCCCGGGCGGCTACGCCGCCAACGTGGAGGCCGTGCGGATCGCCGCCCCCGAGCCCCTCGACTTCTCCGGTGCGCCCGCCCCCGAGATCGTCCACACCCCCGGCGTGCCGACCATCGAGACACTCGTGGCGATGGCCAACGAGATCAAGCCGCGTGCGGACCGGCCGTGGCGGGGCTGCGACACCCTCAAGAACGTCGTCTTCATGGTCACCGGCCCCGACGGCACCCGTGAACCGCTGGCGATCGGGCTGCCCGGCGACCGCGAGGTCGATGAGAAGCGGCTGGAGGCGGCCCTCGACCCGGCGGTCGCCGAACCCTTCACCGACGACGACTTCGCCGCCCACCCCGAACTGGCGAAGGGATACATCGGCCCGCGGGCGCTCGGCGAGAAGAACGCCTCCGGGGTGCGCTACCTCGTCGATCCGAGGGTCGTCACCGGCACCGCCTGGATCACCGGCGCCGACGAGAAGGACCACCACGTCTTCAACCTGGTGGCGGGCCGTGACTTCACCCCGGACGGCGTCATCGACGTCGCCGAGATCCGCGAGGGCGACCCGGCCCCCGACGGATCGGGGCCGCTCACCCTGGCCCGCGGCATCGAGATGGGCCACATCTTCCAGCTCGGCCGCAAGTACGCCGAGGCGCTGGGGCTGAAGGTGCTCGACCGCAACGGCAAACTGGTCACCGTGACCATGGGCTCCTACGGCATCGGGGTCTCCCGCGCCGTGGCCGCCGTGGCCGAGTACACCTGCGACGACAAGGGCCTGTCATGGCCCCGCGAACTGGCCCCTTTCGACGTCCACGTGCTGGCCACCGGCAAGGGGGCCGACGTCCTCGACGAGGCCGAACGGATCGCCGGAGACCTCCAGGACGCCGGGCTCGAGGTGCTGCTGGACGACCGCAAGGCCTCGCCCGGGGTCAAGTTCGCCGACTCCGAGGTGCTCGGCATGCCCACCTCCGTGGTGGTGGGCCGCAGCCTGAAGGACGGCGTCGTGGAGATCCGCGACCGCCGCTCCGGTACCAGGCGGGAGGTGCCCGTGGCCGACGCCGTGGCAGAGATCCTCGCCGAGGTCCGCGGCTGA
- a CDS encoding CGNR zinc finger domain-containing protein, producing MLLNPYGAGPVNLAADLANDPPHSPVELEERCTAAGLNVDRPVSSGDVEGVRGLLAEWVAVVDSPDEPTRARLLNDLLDRWSSHPRLVRHDDQGWHLHYRDDDVVFAGMLGTLVSVGTALHLTGRGMDRLGRCAAIDCDRIFADTSRNGRQRYCSTRCNNRSAVRRHRAR from the coding sequence GTGCTTCTCAACCCTTACGGTGCCGGTCCGGTCAACCTGGCCGCCGATCTGGCCAATGATCCGCCGCACTCCCCCGTCGAGCTCGAGGAGCGCTGCACGGCTGCCGGGCTCAACGTCGATCGCCCGGTCTCCAGCGGAGATGTCGAGGGTGTGCGCGGGCTGCTCGCCGAGTGGGTCGCCGTGGTCGACTCCCCCGACGAGCCCACCCGCGCGAGACTCCTCAACGATCTGCTGGACAGGTGGTCGAGTCACCCGCGCCTGGTCCGCCATGACGACCAGGGCTGGCACCTGCACTACCGCGACGACGACGTCGTCTTCGCCGGCATGCTCGGCACCCTGGTCAGTGTGGGCACCGCCCTGCACCTGACCGGTCGCGGGATGGATCGCCTGGGCCGGTGCGCCGCGATCGACTGCGACAGGATCTTCGCCGACACCTCGCGCAACGGGCGCCAGCGGTACTGCTCCACACGCTGCAACAACAGGTCGGCGGTGCGGCGTCACCGGGCTCGGTGA
- a CDS encoding sulfite exporter TauE/SafE family protein: MTLDASLAPHLMILLMAAAFLAGWVDAVVGGGGLIQLPALLVGLPQNAPVATVAGTNKISSIAGTLTASMTYLRTIRVHLPSAAAVMAGAVLGSSAGARLVQFLPKRWFIPIVLVVLVGVGIFTWRRPSMGLVSRVRHHGLARYLRLAGTGVLIGIYDGAIGPGTGTFFVIALVGLIGYGFLEASALAKLANLATNAGAIAVFWAHGVIWWRVGLPMALANLAGGWIGARTAVRHGNAFVRRVFLVAVVGLGFKLAYDTVVAFH; encoded by the coding sequence GTGACTCTCGACGCCTCGCTGGCCCCGCACCTGATGATCCTGTTGATGGCGGCTGCCTTCCTCGCCGGCTGGGTGGACGCCGTGGTCGGCGGGGGCGGGCTCATCCAACTGCCCGCGCTGCTGGTCGGGCTGCCCCAGAACGCCCCGGTGGCCACTGTCGCCGGCACCAACAAGATCTCGTCGATCGCCGGCACACTCACCGCTTCGATGACCTACCTGCGGACGATCCGGGTACACCTGCCCTCGGCGGCGGCGGTGATGGCCGGGGCCGTGCTGGGGTCCAGCGCCGGAGCGCGGCTGGTGCAGTTCCTCCCGAAGCGATGGTTCATCCCGATCGTGCTCGTGGTGCTCGTCGGGGTGGGGATCTTCACCTGGCGACGGCCCTCCATGGGGCTGGTGAGCCGGGTGCGTCATCACGGCCTCGCGCGGTACCTGCGGCTGGCGGGAACAGGTGTACTCATCGGCATCTACGACGGGGCGATCGGGCCGGGCACCGGCACCTTCTTCGTCATCGCCCTGGTGGGGCTCATCGGCTACGGCTTCCTCGAGGCCTCGGCCCTGGCCAAACTGGCGAACCTCGCCACCAATGCCGGGGCGATCGCGGTCTTCTGGGCCCACGGCGTCATCTGGTGGCGGGTGGGGCTGCCGATGGCCCTGGCCAATCTCGCCGGAGGATGGATCGGCGCCCGCACCGCGGTGCGTCACGGCAACGCCTTCGTCCGCAGGGTCTTCCTGGTGGCGGTGGTGGGCCTGGGCTTCAAACTGGCCTACGACACCGTCGTCGCGTTTCACTGA
- a CDS encoding DUF4439 domain-containing protein, which translates to MTSRAPSRRSILIAGAGLIGIGAAGCYRVSPVIDAGARTTPEITVTPRRRAALNTETALASAARQAAALASGSRTAVLSALAQMHTLHAGVLAQADPLAGQNADSDPVITPTPVASASAPLPQLLTDEKRAADQYVHDALAADTPGEALLWASLAVFASGASAAGAAPVRGDGEPVSLPVEDPTSARQVLLSRLNALVAGLEWGVGRLPATDSLRSIGTRRLDAVATQQARLRALLREASATPTPALPGYPMPATPSTPRSTRELWVSLELGVLSGHGRVVAAASGTERSTAITAMGDQAAQVTGYGSGMPAWPGWV; encoded by the coding sequence ATGACTTCCCGGGCCCCGAGCAGACGCAGCATCCTCATCGCGGGCGCCGGCCTCATCGGGATCGGTGCGGCGGGCTGCTACCGGGTCTCCCCCGTCATCGACGCCGGGGCGCGCACGACCCCCGAGATCACCGTCACCCCGCGGCGGCGCGCCGCACTGAACACCGAGACGGCGCTCGCGTCGGCCGCACGGCAGGCGGCCGCGCTCGCATCCGGCTCCCGTACCGCCGTGCTCTCCGCACTGGCGCAGATGCACACCCTGCACGCGGGAGTTCTGGCCCAGGCCGATCCGCTGGCCGGCCAGAACGCCGACTCCGATCCGGTGATCACACCGACTCCGGTGGCATCGGCGTCTGCCCCACTCCCCCAGCTGCTGACCGACGAGAAGCGGGCCGCCGACCAGTACGTCCACGATGCCCTCGCAGCGGACACTCCCGGCGAGGCCCTGCTGTGGGCCTCCCTGGCGGTCTTCGCCTCGGGGGCGAGCGCGGCGGGCGCCGCGCCGGTGCGCGGCGACGGCGAACCGGTCTCGCTGCCCGTCGAGGACCCCACCAGTGCGCGCCAGGTGCTGCTGTCGAGGCTCAACGCCCTGGTGGCCGGACTCGAGTGGGGTGTGGGCCGGCTGCCCGCCACCGACTCCCTGCGCTCCATCGGCACCAGGAGGCTCGACGCCGTCGCGACCCAGCAGGCCAGGCTCCGGGCGCTCCTGCGGGAGGCATCCGCCACCCCTACCCCGGCCCTGCCCGGCTATCCGATGCCCGCCACCCCCTCGACCCCCCGGTCGACCCGCGAGCTGTGGGTCTCCCTGGAGCTGGGGGTGCTGTCCGGCCACGGCCGGGTGGTCGCGGCGGCCTCCGGAACCGAGCGCTCCACGGCGATCACCGCCATGGGCGATCAGGCAGCTCAGGTGACCGGCTACGGCTCGGGCATGCCCGCCTGGCCGGGATGGGTGTGA
- the rimP gene encoding ribosome maturation factor RimP, giving the protein MNENQLTDLIGPLLSQLGMELEKLDVVRAGRRSLLRITVDGDGADGRGPGLDEIGEATSEISRVLDESDATGSAPYTLEVSSRGVSTPLTEPRHFRRNRGRLVAVTLEDEDPVEGRILASDESTVTLEVPAPGSKPHKPLTQTREISLDLIRRAVVQVEMSRKPAVTDEEN; this is encoded by the coding sequence ATGAACGAGAATCAGCTCACCGATCTGATCGGGCCGCTGCTCTCCCAGCTCGGCATGGAGCTCGAGAAGCTGGACGTCGTGCGTGCGGGCCGAAGGAGCCTGCTGCGGATCACCGTCGACGGTGATGGGGCCGACGGCCGCGGGCCGGGCCTCGACGAGATCGGCGAGGCGACCTCCGAGATCTCTCGTGTCCTCGACGAGTCCGACGCGACCGGAAGCGCCCCGTACACCCTGGAGGTCTCCTCGCGCGGAGTGTCGACCCCGCTGACCGAGCCCAGGCACTTCCGGCGCAACCGGGGCAGGCTGGTGGCGGTGACCCTCGAGGACGAGGATCCGGTCGAGGGGCGAATCCTGGCCTCCGACGAGTCCACCGTCACTCTCGAGGTGCCGGCCCCCGGATCCAAGCCCCACAAGCCGCTCACGCAGACCCGTGAGATCTCCCTCGACCTGATCCGGCGCGCCGTCGTGCAGGTCGAGATGAGCCGTAAGCCCGCCGTGACCGATGAGGAGAACTGA
- the nusA gene encoding transcription termination factor NusA — protein sequence MDIDLAALRMIERDKEISLDYLIETLEDALLNAYAKTDHPVRDARIELDRKSGNVAVMVPEKDEEGNVIGWYDGTPSDFGRVAASTARQVIFQRLREAEDEQKFGQFSAVEGDVVTGVVQQSFRDNRTVRVDLGSIEAIMPPAEQVPGEKYTHGRRLRVYVVAVRKEMRGPQVIVSRTHPNLVRKLFALEVPEIEQGVVEIKALAREAGHRSKIAVVSHNPDVSAKGSCIGPMGQRVRAVMHELDEEKIDIIDWSEDPATFVGAALSPAKVKQVTVLDADARATRAIVPDYQLSLAIGREGQNARLAARLTGWRIDIRPDSPVEC from the coding sequence ATGGATATCGACCTGGCAGCACTGCGGATGATCGAGCGGGACAAGGAGATCTCGCTCGACTATCTCATCGAGACCCTGGAGGACGCCCTCCTCAACGCCTACGCCAAGACCGACCACCCCGTCCGGGACGCCAGGATCGAGCTGGACCGCAAGTCGGGCAATGTCGCGGTGATGGTGCCGGAGAAGGACGAGGAGGGCAATGTCATCGGCTGGTACGATGGCACCCCGAGCGACTTCGGACGGGTGGCGGCATCCACTGCCCGGCAGGTGATCTTCCAGCGCCTGCGCGAGGCCGAGGATGAGCAGAAGTTCGGCCAGTTCTCCGCCGTCGAGGGGGACGTCGTCACCGGCGTCGTCCAGCAGTCCTTCCGGGACAACCGGACGGTGCGCGTCGACCTCGGCTCGATCGAGGCCATCATGCCCCCCGCCGAGCAGGTGCCCGGCGAGAAGTACACCCACGGCCGTCGCCTGAGGGTCTACGTGGTCGCGGTGCGCAAGGAGATGCGCGGTCCCCAGGTCATCGTCTCGCGCACCCACCCGAACCTGGTCCGCAAGCTCTTCGCCCTGGAGGTGCCCGAGATCGAGCAGGGCGTGGTCGAGATCAAGGCCCTGGCCAGAGAGGCCGGGCACCGCTCGAAGATCGCGGTGGTCTCCCACAACCCCGACGTGTCGGCCAAGGGCTCATGCATCGGCCCGATGGGGCAGCGGGTGCGTGCGGTGATGCACGAGCTGGACGAGGAGAAGATCGACATCATCGACTGGTCGGAGGATCCGGCCACCTTCGTCGGGGCCGCCCTGTCCCCGGCGAAGGTCAAGCAGGTCACCGTGCTGGACGCCGACGCCCGGGCCACCCGGGCGATCGTGCCGGACTACCAGCTCTCACTGGCCATCGGTCGCGAGGGCCAGAACGCCCGGCTGGCGGCCCGGCTCACCGGCTGGCGGATCGACATCCGCCCCGACAGCCCCGTGGAGTGCTGA
- a CDS encoding YlxR family protein gives MVRFVLDGDHVVLDPGSRAPGRGAHLHPDAECWRAALRGGFARSFRRRVTAVPPGVDWLPEPENWA, from the coding sequence ATGGTGAGATTCGTCCTCGATGGGGATCATGTGGTCCTCGATCCTGGATCCCGGGCACCGGGCCGTGGCGCGCACCTGCACCCTGATGCGGAATGCTGGAGGGCGGCGCTGCGAGGCGGGTTCGCGAGGTCCTTCCGTCGCCGGGTCACGGCCGTGCCACCGGGCGTCGACTGGCTGCCGGAACCGGAGAATTGGGCTTGA
- the infB gene encoding translation initiation factor IF-2, with translation MAKVRVYELAKELGLTSKQLLGKLGDMGEFVRSASSTIEAPVVRRVRDQLAPSNGGSAAKPGGKTASNDTADSAGPAKGSAPSRAPRPAPRKAPVPGPRPTPGSVKPGGFSAAPTESSAARTSSTPRPGLMKPGPKPNSQNRAATEKPEAREDAPRPAKESTRRDGGAPRPSTNAPKPGGIGKVPGPGTHARKQAPTPGPRPGGPRPGSSGGLPSGPRPTPGKPGARRTGGPRPGNNPFASSQGMGQGRRRSEQGGGPRPGGQRREGAPRPGGDRMPRPGGTTGMPRPNPAMMPKHQNKEIGQTAGGGRPGGRGGRGGRGGGPNRGGGFAGGGGGFGGGPRGPVGGGRGGRGGRGTQGAFGRGGAGGRRGRKSRKQRRQEFDEMQAPLVGGVRVHKGNGQTVRLRRGSSLTDLAEKINAEPAQLVQVLFNLGEMVTATQSVPDETLEILGNELDYKIQVVSPEDEDRELLESFDVEFGENEGGEEDLAPRPPVVTVMGHVDHGKTKLLDTLRHAHVVEREAGGITQAIGAYQVETDVDGDERKITFIDTPGHEAFTAMRARGAQSTDIAVLVVAADDGVMPQTVEALNHAKAADVPIVVAVNKIDKPGADPDKVRGQLTEYGLVPEDYGGDTMFVNVSAKTGEGLDRLLEAIVLTADAALDLRANPDMAAQGVAIEAHLDKGRGPVATALIQRGTLHIGDSIVAGSAYGRVRALINDQGENVDHAAPSDPVQVLGLTSVPGAGDNFLVVEDDRMARQIAEKREARMRAAQQAKSSRRKTLDELFDQLEKGETQELLLILKGDGAGSVEALEDALAKIDVGDEVDLRVIDRGVGAITETNVSLAAASKAVIIGFNVRPTAHAAKMADEENVDIRYYSVIYDAIDEIEAALKGMLKPIYEEKSLGTAEIRQIFRSSKVGNISGCMVTDGIIRRHAKTRLVRDGVVVTETEINTLQREKDSVTEVREGFECGLTLTNYSDIHVGDELQCYEMVEKPRE, from the coding sequence GTGGCCAAGGTCCGTGTCTATGAGCTCGCGAAGGAGCTCGGACTGACAAGCAAGCAGCTTCTGGGGAAGCTGGGCGATATGGGCGAATTCGTCCGTTCGGCATCCTCAACGATCGAGGCGCCGGTGGTCCGGCGCGTGCGCGACCAGCTCGCGCCTTCCAACGGCGGCTCGGCCGCCAAGCCGGGCGGCAAGACCGCCTCCAATGACACCGCCGACTCCGCGGGGCCCGCCAAGGGATCCGCACCGAGCCGCGCGCCCCGTCCCGCCCCCCGCAAGGCGCCGGTGCCGGGCCCCCGTCCGACACCCGGCTCGGTGAAGCCGGGTGGATTCAGCGCCGCTCCCACCGAGTCGTCGGCCGCGCGCACCAGTTCGACCCCGCGCCCCGGACTGATGAAGCCCGGGCCGAAGCCGAACTCCCAGAACAGGGCTGCGACCGAGAAGCCCGAGGCCCGGGAGGATGCCCCCCGTCCGGCCAAGGAGTCGACGCGCCGCGACGGTGGAGCTCCGCGCCCGTCGACGAACGCCCCCAAGCCCGGAGGCATCGGCAAGGTGCCGGGCCCCGGCACCCATGCGCGCAAGCAGGCGCCGACCCCCGGTCCGCGACCGGGCGGCCCACGGCCGGGCTCATCGGGCGGGCTGCCGTCGGGCCCCCGTCCCACCCCGGGCAAGCCCGGTGCCAGGCGCACCGGCGGACCGCGGCCGGGCAACAACCCCTTCGCGTCCAGCCAGGGTATGGGTCAGGGACGCCGTCGCTCCGAGCAGGGCGGGGGGCCGCGTCCCGGCGGACAGCGTCGTGAGGGCGCTCCTCGTCCCGGCGGCGACCGGATGCCGCGTCCCGGTGGCACCACCGGAATGCCGCGTCCCAATCCGGCCATGATGCCCAAGCATCAGAACAAGGAGATCGGTCAGACCGCAGGTGGCGGCCGGCCCGGCGGTCGTGGCGGTCGTGGTGGCCGCGGTGGCGGCCCGAACCGCGGAGGCGGGTTCGCAGGAGGGGGCGGCGGCTTCGGCGGCGGTCCCCGCGGCCCGGTCGGCGGCGGTCGCGGCGGTCGTGGCGGTCGCGGTACCCAGGGTGCCTTCGGCCGCGGTGGCGCAGGAGGTCGCCGTGGACGCAAGTCCCGCAAGCAGCGCAGGCAGGAGTTCGACGAGATGCAGGCGCCGCTGGTCGGCGGCGTGCGCGTCCACAAGGGCAACGGACAGACCGTCCGGCTGCGCCGGGGCTCCTCGCTGACCGATCTGGCGGAGAAGATCAACGCCGAGCCGGCACAGCTGGTCCAGGTGCTGTTCAATCTCGGGGAGATGGTCACGGCCACCCAGTCGGTGCCTGACGAGACCCTGGAGATCCTGGGCAACGAGCTGGACTACAAGATTCAGGTCGTCTCCCCCGAGGATGAGGACCGGGAGCTGCTGGAGTCCTTCGACGTCGAGTTCGGCGAGAACGAGGGCGGCGAGGAGGATCTCGCGCCGCGTCCGCCGGTCGTCACCGTGATGGGCCACGTCGATCACGGCAAGACCAAGTTGCTGGACACCCTGCGTCACGCCCATGTGGTGGAGCGCGAGGCCGGTGGCATCACCCAGGCGATCGGCGCCTACCAGGTCGAGACCGATGTCGATGGCGATGAGCGCAAGATCACCTTCATCGACACCCCCGGCCACGAGGCTTTCACCGCCATGCGTGCCCGTGGCGCCCAGTCCACCGATATCGCGGTGCTGGTCGTCGCGGCCGATGACGGCGTCATGCCGCAGACGGTGGAGGCCCTCAACCACGCCAAGGCGGCCGATGTGCCGATCGTGGTCGCGGTCAACAAGATCGACAAGCCGGGGGCCGATCCCGACAAGGTGCGCGGACAGCTCACCGAGTACGGCCTGGTGCCTGAGGACTACGGCGGCGACACCATGTTCGTCAACGTCTCGGCGAAGACCGGAGAGGGCCTGGACCGGCTGCTGGAGGCGATCGTGCTGACCGCCGACGCGGCTCTGGACCTGCGCGCCAATCCGGACATGGCCGCCCAGGGTGTCGCCATCGAGGCGCATCTCGACAAGGGCCGCGGCCCGGTGGCCACCGCGCTCATCCAGCGCGGCACGCTGCACATCGGCGACTCGATCGTCGCGGGATCGGCATACGGACGCGTCCGTGCGCTCATCAACGACCAGGGCGAGAACGTCGATCACGCGGCACCGTCCGATCCGGTGCAGGTGCTCGGCCTCACCTCGGTGCCCGGAGCCGGTGACAATTTCCTGGTCGTCGAGGACGACAGGATGGCCCGGCAGATCGCCGAGAAGCGGGAGGCGCGGATGCGCGCCGCCCAGCAGGCGAAGTCGTCGCGTCGCAAGACCCTCGACGAGCTCTTCGACCAGCTCGAGAAGGGCGAGACGCAGGAGCTGCTGCTCATCCTCAAGGGCGACGGCGCCGGTTCGGTGGAGGCCCTCGAGGACGCTCTCGCCAAGATCGACGTCGGCGACGAGGTGGATCTGCGGGTCATCGACCGCGGAGTCGGTGCGATCACCGAGACCAACGTCTCCCTGGCCGCCGCCTCCAAGGCCGTCATCATCGGCTTCAACGTGCGCCCCACGGCTCACGCGGCCAAGATGGCCGACGAGGAGAATGTCGACATCCGCTACTACTCGGTCATCTACGACGCGATCGACGAGATCGAGGCCGCTCTGAAGGGCATGCTCAAGCCCATCTACGAGGAGAAGTCCCTGGGCACCGCGGAGATCCGCCAGATCTTCCGGTCCTCCAAGGTCGGCAACATCTCGGGCTGCATGGTCACCGACGGCATCATCCGCCGGCATGCCAAGACCCGCCTGGTGCGCGACGGGGTGGTGGTCACGGAGACCGAGATCAACACTCTGCAGCGCGAGAAGGACTCGGTCACCGAGGTGCGCGAAGGGTTCGAGTGCGGTCTGACGCTCACGAACTACTCCGACATCCACGTCGGCGACGAGCTGCAGTGCTACGAGATGGTGGAGAAGCCCCGCGAGTGA
- a CDS encoding ABC1 kinase family protein — protein sequence MSSFLIGLASFISWILVAILIATMTRRTLAVAVSWPRAFGLGLIWLLVTSPMLTWLGRRSGVIDERHLAVDDPMLVGVVGALGLAWLFVAGLALVVLAEVLVPAGSVPGPVRVSRTLPAAWRRLRRYSRITAILTRRGLSGFLGSSRAGRSAGERTRVAVALRRALEDCGATFVKLGQNLATRPDLIGEDFASELSALHTDVSPVPWPQTERVLVQEWGCPLAEIVSRIDHEPIAAASVGQVHTARLADAHAPHDAHHGREVVVKVQRPRAEAQIRTDLDILSILSARLMRSAGWARRIGLDGLVDGFAASLEEELDYRVEAANAKAVSAGVSAAEPISIPSVISEVSTRRVLVMERAGGVPLARASAQLARLAPEQRRTLATALVRQVVKEVLVTGIFHADLHPGNVLLDGTDRLVILDLGSVGRLDDVSRGCLVMLLAALSNNDSQGATDCLMELLGRPDGLAADRERGLEREVGTLLTRLSAGPTDMARTVNDLMALVIGHGFSVPPQLAAAFRCLATVEATVTLLDPDADLIDLARRSGTELLTPDMTVEGIRAAMGRSMASNLPVLRRMPRQLGRLVDQAEQGRLTARVRILDHPDDRSWLSSQVHLAMMTILASTATVASVALMIADRWGPRLSERIGVFALLGTGLLLVGVVLALRVLIRIFVASRR from the coding sequence ATGAGTTCCTTCCTCATCGGCCTCGCATCCTTCATCTCCTGGATCCTGGTCGCGATACTCATCGCCACCATGACCCGCCGCACGCTGGCCGTGGCGGTGTCCTGGCCGCGCGCATTCGGGCTGGGCCTGATCTGGCTGCTCGTCACCTCCCCCATGCTGACCTGGCTCGGCCGCCGCTCCGGCGTCATCGACGAGCGCCACCTCGCCGTCGACGATCCGATGCTGGTCGGCGTCGTCGGCGCCCTAGGCCTGGCCTGGCTCTTCGTGGCGGGACTGGCCCTGGTGGTGCTGGCCGAGGTCCTGGTGCCCGCCGGATCGGTACCCGGTCCGGTGCGGGTCTCGCGCACCCTTCCGGCGGCATGGCGGAGGCTGCGCCGCTACTCCCGGATCACCGCCATCCTCACCAGACGCGGCCTGTCCGGATTCCTCGGCTCCAGCCGGGCCGGCCGGTCGGCCGGCGAGCGCACCCGGGTCGCGGTCGCGTTGCGCCGGGCCCTGGAGGACTGCGGAGCCACCTTCGTCAAGCTCGGCCAGAACCTCGCCACCCGACCCGACCTCATCGGGGAGGATTTCGCCTCCGAGCTGTCGGCCCTGCACACCGACGTCTCCCCGGTGCCCTGGCCCCAGACTGAGCGGGTCCTCGTACAGGAGTGGGGGTGCCCGCTGGCCGAGATCGTCTCCCGGATCGATCATGAACCGATCGCCGCGGCCTCCGTCGGCCAGGTGCACACCGCCCGGCTGGCCGACGCCCACGCCCCTCACGACGCCCACCATGGCCGCGAGGTCGTCGTCAAGGTGCAGCGGCCCAGGGCCGAGGCGCAGATCCGCACCGACCTCGACATCCTCTCGATCCTCAGCGCCAGGTTGATGCGTTCGGCCGGCTGGGCGCGCCGCATCGGTCTGGACGGCCTCGTTGACGGTTTCGCCGCCTCCCTGGAGGAGGAACTCGACTACCGCGTCGAGGCCGCCAACGCCAAGGCCGTGAGCGCCGGCGTGTCCGCCGCCGAGCCGATCAGCATCCCGTCGGTCATTTCCGAGGTCTCGACCCGACGGGTGCTGGTGATGGAGCGGGCCGGCGGCGTCCCGCTGGCCCGGGCGTCGGCCCAGCTGGCCCGGCTGGCACCCGAGCAGCGCCGCACGCTCGCCACGGCGCTGGTCCGCCAGGTGGTGAAGGAGGTCCTGGTGACCGGCATCTTCCACGCCGACCTCCACCCCGGGAACGTCCTGCTCGACGGCACCGACCGGCTGGTCATCCTCGATCTCGGCTCGGTGGGACGCCTCGACGACGTCTCCCGGGGATGTCTGGTGATGCTGCTGGCGGCGCTGTCGAACAACGACTCCCAAGGGGCCACGGACTGCCTCATGGAGTTGCTCGGCCGCCCCGACGGCCTGGCCGCAGACCGTGAGCGCGGCCTCGAGCGGGAGGTGGGGACGCTGCTCACCCGGCTCAGCGCCGGGCCCACCGATATGGCCCGGACCGTCAACGACCTGATGGCCCTGGTGATCGGCCACGGATTCAGTGTGCCCCCGCAACTGGCGGCCGCCTTCCGCTGCCTGGCGACCGTCGAGGCCACAGTGACCCTCCTCGATCCCGACGCCGATCTCATCGACCTGGCACGCCGCAGCGGCACGGAGCTGCTGACCCCCGACATGACGGTCGAGGGGATACGCGCCGCGATGGGCCGGAGCATGGCGTCGAACCTGCCGGTGCTGCGCCGGATGCCCCGCCAGCTGGGCCGCCTGGTCGATCAGGCGGAACAGGGACGGCTGACGGCGCGGGTCCGGATCCTCGACCATCCCGACGACCGCTCCTGGCTGTCCTCCCAGGTGCATCTGGCGATGATGACGATCCTGGCCTCGACCGCGACCGTCGCCTCGGTGGCGCTGATGATCGCCGACCGGTGGGGGCCGCGACTCTCCGAGCGGATCGGGGTGTTCGCTCTGCTGGGCACCGGGCTGCTGCTGGTCGGGGTGGTTCTGGCGCTGCGGGTGCTCATCCGCATCTTCGTGGCCTCCAGACGATGA